The Gloeocapsa sp. PCC 73106 genome has a segment encoding these proteins:
- a CDS encoding SDR family NAD(P)-dependent oxidoreductase translates to MQLTGKVAVVTGGGSGIGQASALLLAREGAKVAVLGRTLENVEETVTRIKLAGGEAIPAVADISNPEQLQKAFQETATTWGRIDLILANAGINGLWAPIEELSLEEWNKTLSINLTGTFLTIKYAVPYLKKQGGSIVVTASVNGTRIFSNAGATAYSCSKAGQVALVKMLAIELAQYKVRINVICPGSIKSDIDESANQVNLEKIRVPVEFPEGRIPLTGDQSGTSEQVAQLVLFLLSEASSHITGTEIWIDGGESLLQG, encoded by the coding sequence ATGCAACTCACAGGAAAAGTGGCTGTGGTCACAGGAGGCGGATCTGGTATTGGTCAAGCTTCCGCGCTCCTACTAGCTAGAGAAGGGGCAAAAGTTGCCGTACTAGGTCGAACGTTAGAGAATGTTGAGGAAACCGTTACCAGAATTAAGCTCGCAGGTGGTGAAGCGATTCCCGCTGTCGCCGATATTTCCAATCCAGAGCAATTACAAAAAGCTTTTCAAGAGACTGCAACAACTTGGGGAAGGATTGACCTTATATTAGCCAATGCTGGGATTAATGGGCTTTGGGCACCTATCGAAGAATTGTCTCTTGAAGAATGGAATAAAACCCTGTCTATCAACCTAACAGGAACCTTTTTAACTATAAAATATGCCGTACCTTACCTTAAAAAGCAAGGAGGATCTATAGTTGTCACTGCTTCGGTAAATGGTACGCGTATTTTTAGTAATGCGGGCGCAACCGCTTACTCATGTTCAAAAGCAGGTCAAGTGGCACTTGTTAAGATGTTGGCAATAGAACTGGCTCAATATAAGGTTCGGATCAATGTAATTTGCCCGGGCTCAATTAAAAGCGACATTGATGAGAGCGCTAACCAGGTAAATCTAGAGAAAATTCGGGTCCCCGTAGAGTTTCCAGAAGGAAGAATTCCTTTAACAGGAGATCAATCAGGTACTTCGGAGCAAGTCGCTCAACTTGTCCTGTTTTTATTATCAGAAGCC
- a CDS encoding SDR family oxidoreductase — protein MVKAKQEDQLQPPQHQEHRPGIESEMTPAPKADDSKYRGSEKLKNKVALITGGDSGIGRSVAIFFAKEGANVVILYLDEHEDAQETQRLVEKEGQKCLAIAGDIGDESFCQQAVQKTIEEFGQLDILINNAAEQHPQDSIEDITAEQLERTFRTNIFGMFFLTKMAMPYLKKGAAIINTTSVTAYQGSPQLLDYSSTKGAIVAFTRSLSQALIEKEIRVNGVAPGPIWTPLIPSTFSEEKVANFGKQVPMQRVGQPEEVAPCYVFLASDDSSYMSGQILHPNGGNVVNG, from the coding sequence ATGGTTAAGGCAAAACAAGAGGATCAGTTACAACCCCCTCAACACCAAGAACACCGTCCCGGAATTGAATCTGAAATGACACCAGCGCCAAAAGCTGATGACTCTAAATATAGAGGAAGTGAAAAATTAAAAAATAAAGTCGCCCTAATCACAGGAGGAGATAGCGGTATTGGTCGATCAGTAGCTATCTTTTTTGCTAAAGAAGGTGCAAATGTAGTCATTCTTTATTTAGATGAACATGAAGATGCTCAAGAAACTCAGCGATTGGTAGAAAAAGAAGGGCAAAAATGTTTAGCGATCGCCGGAGACATTGGGGACGAAAGCTTTTGTCAGCAAGCAGTACAAAAGACAATTGAAGAATTCGGACAATTAGATATTTTGATCAATAACGCTGCAGAACAACATCCCCAAGACAGTATTGAAGACATTACAGCTGAGCAGCTAGAGCGCACTTTTCGGACCAATATCTTTGGTATGTTCTTTTTGACCAAAATGGCAATGCCCTATCTTAAAAAAGGTGCTGCTATTATTAATACCACTTCCGTCACAGCTTACCAAGGTAGCCCTCAACTCTTGGATTACTCATCAACCAAGGGAGCGATCGTTGCCTTTACCCGCTCATTGTCTCAAGCATTAATTGAAAAAGAAATTCGCGTCAATGGGGTTGCACCGGGTCCTATCTGGACGCCATTGATACCCTCTACATTTTCTGAAGAGAAGGTGGCAAATTTTGGCAAACAAGTACCTATGCAGCGTGTAGGACAGCCCGAAGAAGTTGCTCCCTGTTATGTATTTTTAGCTTCCGACGATTCATCTTATATGTCTGGTCAGATTTTGCATCCCAATGGCGGCAATGTTGTAAACGGCTAG